The Candidatus Binatia bacterium DNA segment CTCAGACGCGTGAAACCCACCGTGGGATGCTCGACGTGCCACGCCTCGACGAGCCGATCGAGCCCTGCCTTCGTCACCTGATACACAGCGAGCCCCGGCCACGGAGGCGTGTACGAAGATCCGATGGTCGAGATGTAGATCACTCTCCCCGACGACGCCTGGAGGTGCGGCAAGGCGGCCGCCGTGGCGAGAGACGCACCCATTACGTTGACATCGAACGCACGACGCCATGTTTCCGCGTCGGCGTTTTCGAGTCGAACAAGCGGTCCCGTGGCGGCCGCGTACACGACGGCGTCGATGCCGCCGAGCCCTTCTGCCGCGGCTGCGATGCCTTCCCGACACGAGGCCTCATCCGTCGCGTCACACGCGATCGCAAGCGCGTCGCCGCCCGCTTCGGCGGCAGCGGTGTCCAGCTTGTCCTTGCTTCGGGCGAGAAGCGCGACGCGACCACCGCGCTTCGCCAAGCCAATGCCGATGCAGCGACCCAGACCGGTCGAGGCTCCAATGACGACAGTTCTCAACATGATTCTCTTCCTCGCCCGGCCGGAACCTAGACGGGCCGGTTTCCTCGAAGCGTGA contains these protein-coding regions:
- a CDS encoding SDR family NAD(P)-dependent oxidoreductase, which translates into the protein MLRTVVIGASTGLGRCIGIGLAKRGGRVALLARSKDKLDTAAAEAGGDALAIACDATDEASCREGIAAAAEGLGGIDAVVYAAATGPLVRLENADAETWRRAFDVNVMGASLATAAALPHLQASSGRVIYISTIGSSYTPPWPGLAVYQVTKAGLDRLVEAWHVEHPTVGFTRLSLGDCGGGEGDAMTHFASGWDPDLATEMVQTWVTSQLITGSLIGVEHLVEVVDGLVRSGGSINIPAVTVTPRLPRSSD